A region of Lycium barbarum isolate Lr01 chromosome 3, ASM1917538v2, whole genome shotgun sequence DNA encodes the following proteins:
- the LOC132631161 gene encoding protein SCAR2 isoform X2, whose product MPLNRYQIRNEYSLADPELYKSADKDDPEALLEGVAMAGLVGVLRQLGDLAEFAAEIFHDLHEEVMATAARGHSLTVRVQQLEAEFPLIERAFLSQTNHSSFFYNTGTDWHPNLRIGQNMVTREDLPRFVMDSYEECRGPPRLFLLDKFDVAGAGACLKRYTDPSFFKVEPSSYAFSSSDVQREKKTRKTKKRGSRWRNGETPEVLPTSHAKLHQLFLEERIENGINVPAHRVKLKRKLNGFPFHSKTGKSYMHKFLEASSPEHKVVHEVSIDSSPLRLTSTDAYETLTDTEDIRPPSPDKEVMQRNKSASLSPSPPQSEERTALKPCVDEVDEDLSHYRVRGISRRSHKSQSTDILPSTHSVVDEKEIAVDGESRTERGIGYESDDVASEIDNYVDALTTMESELETDSEQRAKRDLHFLNSKKQVLGLSSSSEKLQAQSSDSHSMENSTVSDDGNSYSKKEISSFSCSDSPSTSVESVLLESKISSKGAKISDTSCEHPSVNEAIQLPQPPEDGDYDIKCIMVAREPSGSCDSGIFVEVAGMRAETNENFVAHGKSENPLTSIAEDAADLHVSPPHAPVILNAPEQNGDDSPSRASIEVKLTDDLVDGNCENVSCASNQSEIPWHASNNLPQSKSPVIQNESNLHNDMNLVNNLPFTSELLNVPSEDRRELLSSDYQQLPNLDGEDPSLRDDSTSLYNLSNCPSSKEADTSPSVLVVNHPNHLDGLDNENSNGSSDGSVQIPDILGASYKECGNHSWFTMSHDETAEDTCMQKPHSLSTTEIEGGDADEEHEEACGAFSDAVTSEPGDLCKNSGIDGLDSVDALNPQISETANDIQPLESGKSDISCSSQENLVEVSSITKFEEKGNTAPSELLTAIGSTGSITSPHLESLTKEPRLSDETENKIDKSDVTDETASPLAALADKDDIDGLYSYLDHKISSEESVCLIGHSSQNELEIDLPDSHAESKFEMQIADIPDSNSFVLDASNSHHPESEALDTLCGSKLSYDAENTFDLNSALSQPQLKDCCLDTEEVSSQRRNVVNSTEDASSSQTVSLEEGKDELEDNQLNEELLDKADLDQSPLLEQMQPSSQVDRASDASLLSLLASLPSQDVVPDVLANSSNQDPQLLLTDYCAEERAESAIHEHDKREVLDSGEAKSEPLPLLTQRQLVDSFDLEQSAEASSISSPTVSPSHPSLPELLSQSNQDSLSSLHKKDDEIACKEPEKEKLIDEHATKEGLLPQVEEACLSNHADIVGAFNASSVPFVANVPSQPSVSNPLPLSNHNVNPFEHGNTIISTSPGFVLLPGEPQIDLPEMPPLPPLPPIQWRIGKLHSSPDLDEEPTQHHIGVNSSSMASSTDQNAQPVNVNMLSAEATESTELIDMYSSDGVVQSGLTSPPTTLCGNSSVRFIHPADKHSTETHFPLPGQYHEVQPPSLHAIRGEAQPANCIPDVTSLDKPPIDALGSSEELFQPQNQVAPELLSEEQGSAHLEGNLPDSDGIKPKAAPTDAGITDASESLSHETSQSQHHPLHQFAPETCLNRSNLEETITSLERNVVAHGTVLPSYTGNAKPDHSIPTTEAEIIWPAVEEGNTNEIRAVKLQRPRTPLIDDLASHDKSKLRKVSERVIPEIQKVDERDSFLQLRKVPERVRPEIQNVDERDSLLEQIRKKSFNLKPTVATRPSIQGPLTNLRVAAILEKAKTIRQAFAGSDEEDDEDSWSDS is encoded by the exons ATGCCTTTAAACAGGTATCAAATACGGAATGAGTACAGCTTGGCTGATCCAGAGCTGTACAAAAGTGCAGATAAAGATGATCCAGAAGCTCTACTTGAAGGCGTTGCTATGGCTGGCCTTGTCGGTGTTTTGCGCCAGCTTGGTGACCTCGCCGA GTTTGCTGCTGAGATATTCCATGACTTGCATGAAGAGGTGATGGCAACTGCTGCAAGGGGCCATAGTTTGACGGTCAGGGTCCAGCAGCTTGAAGCAGAATTTCCTTTGATTGAGAGGGCATTCCTCTCACAGACCAATCATTCTTCCTTCTTCTATAATACTG GTACTGATTGGCATCCTAATCTGCGAATCGGCCAAAATATGGTAACAAGGGAAGATTTACCTCGATTTGTAATGGACTCATATGAAGAATGCAGAGGTCCACCTCGCCTATTCCTTCTAGACAA GTTCGATGTTGCTGGAGCTGGAGCATGTCTGAAACGTTATACTGACCCTTCATTCTTTAAGGTCGAGCCATCCTCTTATGCATTCTCATCTTCAGATGTTCAGAGGGAAAAGAAAACTCGCAAGAcaaag AAGAGAGGTTCACGCTGGAGGAATGGGGAGACACCTGAGGTGTTGCCTACATCACATGCCAA ACTCCATCAGCTGTTCTTGGAGGAACGCATTGAAAACGGTATAAATGTTCCTGCACATCGCGTGAAATTGAAAAGAAAGCTAAATGGATTTCCATTTCACTCGAAAACTGGAAAGAGCTATATGCACAAGTTCTTGGAAGCTTCTTCACCAGAACATAAAGTAGTACATGAAGTCAGTATTGATTCATCACCTTTGAGATTGACATCGACTGATGCTTATGAAACTTTGACGGACACTGAAGATATTAGACCACCGAGTCCTGATAAGGAGGTGATGCAGAGAAACAAGAGTGCATCTTTATCTCCATCTCCACCACAAAGTGAAGAGCGCACTGCTCTGAAACCATGCGTAGATGAAGTCGATGAGGATCTCTCCCACTATCGAGTTCGAGGAATTTCCAGACGAAGCCATAAATCACAATCAACAGATATCTTGCCTTCTACTCATAGCGTGGTTGATGAAAAGGAAATAGCAGTGGATGGAGAAAGCCGAACAGAAAGAGGTATTGGTTACGAGTCTGATGATGTTGCAAGTGAAATAGATAATTACGTCGATGCCCTAACTACAATGGAGTCAGAACTAGAAACAGACTCCGAGCAGAGAGCCAAAAGGGATTTGCACTTCTTGAACAGCAAAAAGCAAGTGTTAGGCCTGTCTTCTAGCAGTGAAAAGCTTCAAGCTCAATCTTCAGATTCTCATTCAATGGAGAACTCTACAGTATCTGATGATGGGAATAGTTATTCTAAGAAAGAAATATCTAGTTTTTCTTGTTCTGATTCCCCTAGCACTTCTGTTGAGAGTGTCCTTTTAGAGAGCAAAATTTCTAGTAAGGGAGCTAAGATCTCTGATACTTCATGTGAGCATCCATCTGTTAATGAGGCGATTCAATTACCCCAGCCTCCAGAAGATGGTGATTATGATATCAAATGCATTATGGTAGCTAGGGAACCCAGTGGCAGTTGTGACTCTG GAATATTTGTGGAAGTTGCAGGGATGAGAGCTGAAACAAATGAAAATTTTGTTGCCCATGGCAAGAGTGAAAATCCTTTAACTAGCATTGCAGAAGATGCAGCAGATTTGCATGTCAGTCCACCCCATGCTCCTGTTATCCTTAATGCTCCAGAACAGAATGGAGATGATTCACCATCTAGAGCATCCATTGAAGTCAAGCTAACAGATGATTTGGTTGATGGAAACTGTGAGAACGTGTCTTGTGCATCAAATCAGTCTGAAATTCCTTGGCACGCCAGCAATAACTTGCCACAATCAAAATCCCCTGTAATCCAGAATGAAAGCAATTTACACAATGATATGAATCTGGTTAATAATCTTCCCTTTACTTCTGAGCTCCTTAATGTTCCTTCTGAAGATAGGCGTGAGTTATTGTCTTCTGATTATCAGCAGTTGCCCAATTTGGATGGTGAGGATCCATCGCTACGTGATGATTCAACCTCCTTATATAATCTTTCTAATTGTCCTTCATCGAAAGAAGCTGATACCTCACCTTCGGTGTTGGTTGTAAACCATCCAAACCATCTGGATGGTCTAGACAATGAGAATTCTAATGGTAGTTCTGATGGTTCAGTTCAAATACCAGATATATTGGGTGCTTCGTACAAAGAATGTGGCAACCACTCATGGTTTACCATGTCTCATGATGAAACTGCAGAAGATACATGCATGCAAAAGCCACATAGCCTGAGTACCACAGAGATTGAAGGTGGTGATGCCGATGAAGAGCATGAAGAGGCGTGTGGGGCATTCAGTGATGCAGTTACGTCTGAGCCAGGAGACCTCTGTAAGAACAGTGGGATAGATGGCCTTGATTCTGTTGATGCCCTGAACCCTCAGATTTCAGAAACTGCAAACGATATTCAGCCACTTGAATCTGGAAAATCGGATATTTCATGTTCTAGTCAGGAAAATCTTGTCGAAGTTTCGAGTATAACAAAATTTGAGGAAAAGGGTAATACTGCCCCCAGTGAGCTTTTGACTGCTATCGGGTCCACTGGTTCGATTACCTCTCCACATCTCGAATCATTGACCAAGGAACCAAGACTTTCAGATGAGACAGAAAATAAGATCGATAAGTCTGATGTCACAGATGAGACTGCTTCTCCTCTTGCTGCCTTGGCTGATAAAGATGATATTGATGGTCTATACTCATATTTAGATCACAAAATTTCTTCAGAAGAATCTGTTTGCTTAATTGGACATTCCAGCCAGAATGAATTGGAAATTGATCTACCTGATAGCCATGCAGAATCAAAGTTTGAGATGCAGATAGCTGATATCCCGGATTCTAACTCCTTTGTGCTTGATGCATCCAACTCTCATCATCCCGAGTCAGAAGCTCTTGACACTCTCTGTGGAAGCAAACTTTCTTATGATGCTGAAAACACATTTGATTTGAACTCTGCTTTGAGTCAACCACAATTAAAAGATTGTTGCTTGGATACTGAAGAGGTATCCTCCCAAAGGAGGAATGTTGTTAACTCCACTGAAGATGCTTCATCTTCGCAAACTGTTTCCCTTGAAGAAGGAAAGGATGAATTAGAAGACAATCAACTCAATGAGGAATTGCTGGACAAAGCTGATTTGGATCAATCACCTCTCCTGGAACAAATGCAGCCTTCAAGTCAAGTGGACCGAGCATCTGATGCTTCTTTACTATCATTGCTCGCAAGCCTTCCAAGTCAAGATGTAGTCCCAGACGTTTTAGCCAACAGCAGCAATCAAGATCCTCAACTTTTGCTAACTGATTACTGTGCAGAAGAGAGGGCTGAGTCAGCAATCCATGAGCATGATAAAAGGGAGGTGCTGGATAGTGGTGAGGCAAAGTCAGAGCCATTACCGCTGTTAACCCAGCGACAACTGGTGGATTCCTTTGACCTTGAGCAATCTGCTGAAGCTTCTTCAATATCTTCACCAACAGTTAGTCCCAGTCATCCTTCATTGCCTGAGCTTTTATCACAGAGCAACCAAGATAGTTTGTCATCTTTGCACAAAAAAGATGATGAAATAGCATGTAAAGAACCAGAAAAAGAGAAATTGATAGATGAACATGCAACTAAAGAGGGGCTGTTGCCTCAGGTTGAAGAGGCATGCCTCTCCAATCATGCTGACATAGTAGGAGCCTTCAATGCTTCATCCGTACCTTTTGTAGCAAATGTTCCTAGTCAACCTTCGGTTTCAAATCCCTTACCTCTTAGCAACCATAATGTAAATCCTTTTGAACACGGGAATACGATAATTTCTACCTCTCCTGGCTTTGTCCTGCTTCCTGGTGAACCCCAGATCGATCTGCCAGAAATGCCCCCATTGCCTCCACTTCCTCCAATTCAATGGAGGATTGGAAAACTACATTCTTCCCCTGATTTGGATGAGGAGCCAACACAGCATCATATAGGTGTCAATTCATCAAGTATGGCATCTAGCACTGATCAGAATGCTCAACCTGTGAATGTAAACATGCTGTCAGCTGAAGCTACAGAGAGTACAGAACTTATTGATATGTATTCCTCTGATGGCGTGGTGCAATCAGGTTTGACTTCTCCACCCACAACTCTGTGTGGAAACAGTAGTGTTAGGTTTATTCATCCAGCTGATAAACACTCCACTGAGACCCACTTTCCGTTGCCAGGTCAATATCATGAGGTGCAGCCGCCTAGTTTGCATGCTATAAGAGGGGAAGCACAGCCTGCTAATTGTATCCCAGATGTAACTTCTCTGGATAAACCTCCTATTGATGCTTTGGGTTCAAGTGAAGAACTCTTCCAACCACAGAATCAAGTTGCTCCAGAATTGCTTTCAGAGGAACAAGGCTCTGCTCATTTGGAAGGAAATCTGCCAGATAGTGATGGAATAAAACCAAAAGCAGCTCCTACAGATGCAGGGATTACAGATGCTTCTGAGTCATTATCCCATGAAACATCCCAGTCCCAGCATCATCCCCTCCATCAGTTTGCACCGGAGACTTGCTTAAACAGATCCAATCTTGAAGAGACCATCACAAGTTTGGAGAGAAATGTGGTGGCTCATGGAACCGTTCTTCCATCATATACAGGAAATGCAAAGCCTGATCATAGCATTCCAACTACAGAGGCAGAAATTATTTGGCCAGCTGTGGAGGAAGGAAACACTAATGAGATTCGCGCGGTGAAACTACAAAGACCACGGACTCCACTAATTGACGATCTTGCCTCGCATGACAAAAGCAAA TTGAGAAAGGTTTCAGAGCGGGTTATTCCTGAAATACAGAAGGTTGATGAAAGAGATTCTTTCTTGCAGCTGAGGAAGGTTCCAGAGCGAGTTAGGCCTGAAATACAGAACGTTGATGAAAGAGATTCTCTCTTGGAACAAATAAGGAAAAAA TCATTCAATCTGAAACCAACGGTTGCAACAAGGCCTAGTATTCAGGGTCCTCTGACTAATCTGAGAGTTGCTGCAATTTTGGAGAAAGCAAAAACAATTCGCCAG GCCTTTGCTGGAAGTGATGAAGAGGATGACGAGGATTCTTGGAGTGATTCATGA